One Eretmochelys imbricata isolate rEreImb1 chromosome 9, rEreImb1.hap1, whole genome shotgun sequence genomic window, TTTTGCCCTTAAAATGCCTGAGCCCTTAAAATGTCTCCTGAGCCCTTAAAATGCCCAGTTAATTCTTAACTCTGCACCCTTGAAGGACTCACCCCAGTATCTGCACTTCTAGCAGAGAACTGGCCAAGCCACACTCTTGTAGCTCAGTGCAATGCTCAAATTGGGTCCAGGGAGCACTGTTGAGCAGCACGTGGTGTTCCTTCTACAGCCCTTCCAAGCCCTGCTGTCCAGCTGGGTCTTGGGTCTTGGATTGGTCACATGAGGTGGCCCTGTTTACAGCTTAGACGCTCGTCTTGACCATTTATCACAGAACAATCACATGTGCTGGAGGGATGctgccaggggtgaaagtaacttaaaggacttaccggtacgccagaGTCCTGAGTGGGGGTGTGGTCTCAACTGGAAGAGACGATTTAAAGgcccccggggctctggctgggagccctggggcctttaaatcaccccggagctaccagctgcagaggcggctaggagccctggggctcagcgGTGAAttaaagggcccgggactccAGCCGCTGCAGAGCTCCAGGCATTTGAAATCCCTGCTgaagccccgctgccagagctctggtggtgctttaaagggtccagggctccctgcagtggcaggagcaccgggccctttaaatcatctccgggaagccggtccggtccggcATGGCATACTGGCTTTTGCCGGTAAGCTTTATCAGACCGAACctgcttactttcacctctggatgcTGCACATGTAAACCCAGCCCATGCTACACAATCATTGTTTCATGACCCCCAGAGAAGAGAATCACCTTGCACACTGCAGGAGTTGATAAAACCATTTGGAATTCACAAGTGAGACAACAGTTTTGTCCTCAGTTTGTGCATTTGAGAGTTCTTGGCTCTGCACAATATTAGGGACTCTCCCATGAAGGGGCAGGTATTGCATAACAATTGGGGAGCTTGATCACAGGGCCCTCAGATCATAGAACCTCATCATTTCCCTTGTCCCCTTCTGGGTTCCGCGTGCAGCTGGCAAGGCTGGGCACAAGAGCTCAAAGTCAGCGTGCTGAATGAACCGGAGTGGGGGCCTCATTTGGGAACAAGACCTAGTGGAGCCTCAGATTAGTCTGTATAACTTCCCTGGCATACAGCACAGCAATAGAGGAGCATGACTGGCTCATATGTATTGCAAACCCACTCTGTTCCCTAGcacagcacagctgcagggccATCCCGGCGCCCTTGAGCAGGACCCAGCACTCACTCTGCCAGCCAGTCAGTGCAGTCAGCAGATGGCTGGATTTACAGATAGGCTCTTAAGGCACATGAAAATAATAGTTTCATTAACaaggcccctcccctctcctgctgggtaACAATCTCTGGGGTGCTAATCAGTGGCCAGACTTTGCCAGCTTTGTTTCTCAGCTCCACAATCAGGAGAAACCATAACTGAGAAAAACAGCAAGTTCAGTCATCTCCAGAGCACACCGAgcttctccagggctggggctgctcatGGTCCACCTGATCCTGTAACacagggtgtgggagtgggtgtgggtgtcTCCTCTGTGGTGAATTTCCCCCTTAGAGTACAACCCGTTATCTAGGGGCAGCAATTACAGCCGACTTTCCTGCTCCGCTTGTATCACTGTTGGCAAAGGAGAAACAGACAgcccctgtggggctgggctaAGCCTGGGGACTGGATTCACCATCAAGGCTGGAGTGAAGCAGGAAAAACTTTGACACCCGAGCCCCTCTAGGACAGAGGGGCCAGTTGTGAAACGGTGCAGGACACTTTGGAATGGGCTGTTTCACTGAGCAGTCACTGCTTTgcctttctatttttaaaaggacagtgcATGGATGTTCCAGGGGAAGAAATTAATGTGCCACTAGAGACAGATGCCTAGTGGGGACTTGCTCCACTATCTGGAGGTAACATTTGTATTCAATGGCAGTGACATGACAGGGTTTGAGCCAGAGAGTGGACAGACACGTGTGGGCGCAGCCCTGAGACCCTGCAACAGCAACAGCCCTTCTGGTGGGGAGCGAGATGGGTGGATGCCTGGCTGCACTGAGGGAGCAGAACAGTGGTGGTGATTTCGTTCCACCTGGGGAGACGGGCTGGGGAAGGTCAGGAAGGAGGGGTGTGCACTGGATGGAAGGCACGTGCCCTTTAGGTCGTGCTTATGGCACAGTATTGGAGCCTGTGATCTGACCAGCAGCAGAGTGGTGTGGTGTGCATGGTAGCTGGCGACGTTCTCTGGGAGCTTTCACAGCCAGATCTCCACAGGCCAGCACTGAGGGATTGCGCTCATGTGGCCAAAACAGCTGGTACACTTACACAGTGGCATGAAAAGCCGGGGGTCCCCCCAGCGAGCGCTTGCTCACACATCACAGAGCTGGCCAGGTGTCTTCAGTCCCAGTTCCTGTCACTCTGGCCATGGGAGGAGCCCAATGGAAGGGAGAGATGGGCAGTGGCTAGGGGACCCTCTCACACCCTTCACTCAGCTCTGGGGCTTGGTTCACAGCTGCGGCTGCCCTTTCCATTGTCTTCTGTCTTTTTGAGCccaggcacagccttccccttgGGGGTCCGGTATTTGCTCTTCGGGCTGTAAAGAAGGTTCTTCTGGAAGAGCCTTGGGATCATCCCCTGGTACAAGAGAAGGGATGCAAGCATCCCTGAAAGCAGAAACAGGGGGATTAGGCCGTGTCATTTACCATCTCCCTGTCCCATCCTTtgacacacaccacacaacctCTCCTCGGGCCAGATGGCACCTGCCCCAACTGGACCAAAAGCCGCTGGAGTCCCTGCTACTAGCACATGGTACTGTCAAAAGCCAGAACAGCAAGAGGATTTAACAGAGAAGTGTTTCACCTGCAAAAGCGGGGCTGGGATTGGTCCAGGTCACAAAAGAATGGCCTAAGTGAATCAGTTTTCTTTGGAAGCAGCCGTCTGGTGCTGCAGAATATAAGCTTCATTTCACAAATTACAAATCTGGGGCTTATGGCTGTGAGGATAACCTTCAAATTACAGACTGAGTGAAATTGCCACAGCATGGTCTTCCTTCCATGACAGCCTGCAACAATATAGCTCCACGAGATGTGATCACCACCATGTCTTTAACCCTGTCATCTCTCCCACCCCTCTCAGTCCCATCTGCCTCATGCTTTGCAAAGTGCCCCCCCTACCCTGGCCAGTGTTTGGCAAATGACATTTAATGCAGCTCACTTTTGGTGTGGCAGAGTTCCAGCCTggctgatggggaagaggggtgctgggAAGGGCAAGGAGCATCTGGCTCCAATGGCAAGACTAGCCTCCCCCCATAATAAATAAGAACACAAGGAGTTGCCACATACCAGCCGGAGTTCCCAATTTCTATGCTCAATACTTGTCCCTTTCATGCAGGTTCACTAACATGGCAGACATGCTAGGGAGGCTCCACCCCAGCCACATCCTCTGCCCCACTCTCTAGGTTGTGGTCCAGCATGGCCAGTCAGCAATACCTCCTGCACCTACTCGTACCCTGAACATAGCTCACCTGTGAGGGGTCCCAGCCAGTAGACCTGGATGTATTCTTGCAGGATGTTCCCAGAGCAGTGAAAAGTAACCATGGAGGCCAGGGTGGGGTTGAAAAAGGCCCCTGTGAAAGGCCCAgctgtgaaagaagaaaacaaatagtGTAATGAGTCTCACGTGTTTGACATGGATTTGAACAAATGGGCATTGGGCAACAGGCAGGATTTGAGAAGTTCTACTGCCAGAACTTTGTGTTTGAACTTTCTGAAAAAGCAGAGTCAAGTCACCTTGAACATCCTTAACTCAGCCCAACGTGCCTGCCTCCATGTCAAATAGATACACACCCCGCTTCCTAGCTGCACAATGTCCAACCTCTGAAACCGACACAGTTCAAACCACAAACCCTACTAGCACCGGACAGCCTGACCCTCATGTCCACTGTGGCTAATGCGGCAGAGTATACATTACCTAACTGCAAGGGTAAACAGCATACAAGATATCTGCAAGGAAAGCTGATGAGTGAGAAGCAAAGGGTTAAACTGGCTGTAAAACATCACCGCCTAGCAGTGgaaggtgaaatgacttgtcaAGGAGCTAGAACTAAAGACGATCTCTGGAGGAGACCCCACTGCCAGAGATGAGCGGGTGGGTAACGTGCAGGTTCACATGCTGAGTACATgcagcgcagcagggctgagTGAGCGAAATtgttaagaggtgacttggtcacagtcTACAAGAACCTatgtggggaagagatttctgacagGAGACAGACAGCTTTTCAGTCAAtaagaaaaaggcaaaacaagGGCCAGTGCtgggaagctgaaactagacaaattcagaatagaaatacagggtttaaaaaaaaaaaaacattgaaggTAAATAACGACTGGAACTGACTTGTTTAGAGGCACGGTAGATTCTCCATGACttgaaatgtttaaaatcaagacccggatatttttctacattggTTAGGCACAGAAATCCCTGAGTGAAATCCTTTGGCTTGTATTACACAGGGGGTCTggctagatggtcataatgggcCCTTCTACCAATGAACTACCAATCCTGGAGATGTATGGTGCataggcagtgcttaatttgtgctgggacttgccagggctgagccctggcacctctgggcctggcagttcagagccccggcagcACCACTGGGCTTGGCCCATCTGTTATGAAAGTAAAACGAATTGCTTGAGCCCCACCCCCTCTTTCATTACATATTAAACGTTGTGTCTAGGTGTCTAACTACCAAGATCTTGGGAGGAGAGTGGGTGGTCATACAAAGGTGGGGTTAAGATTGttttgtggggggaggtgagGAGTGGAGAAGAGAGGTGACCTTAACTGTGCATTGCTGAGCTTCCTGATATTTATTTTTGGAGCGTAAGCTTCCCTTTGAATTTTTCTGGCTTCGAGGCACGTGTGTTGGTAACTCTTCCCCTTTGGTTTATGGATCTAGAATTACAACCTTATCTCCATATTAGCAGCTGGGTCTGGGAACTGCCTTTGGTTCTGAGCTATTCTCCCATCCCCTGAGCAGTAGGTCAGCAACCCCCTGATGTATTGCACTGATTTGAAAGCTCAGTGCTGGTCGGGAGCTTGACAGTCCCATGTGGGCCAGTCCTCCAGCTGTCTCCTTTTGACCAGCCAGAAACTCCACCGAACTGCACCCTAGCTTGGCTCCCTCCCACTAAGCCCCTTTCCCCCGTGACAAACACATCCTTCTGTGTCCTGGGCTGGGGGTCTCCAGGCTTCACAGAAGGCAGCAAAGCTCAGTGTGCAAAATGGTATTGTGCTTTGGGTCCTAGCTTGGGAtgtaggttcaagtccctgcttcatcACAGACTCCGTTTGACTCAGGCAAGTCGCTCAGTCTCTCCgctcccatctgtacaatggggataacagcactcaCACGCCATGCGGGGGGCTGGCTGATGCGCTCGGATATTACTGTAAGGGAGGGCCATACAAGAGCCACAGGTAGGAACATTTGTCCTCTATTCAGTGCTGCACTCTGTTCCCCTAGCATGCAGGGGGCTCCAAATATGTAGTGGATGTACCAAGTTCATGGGAAGCCCCATCTTGAGTAAAGACTGCCAGCTGTACCTGCTCGGATGCTGATTTTAGAAACATGAGTAGAGTTGAATCCAAACTAGCACTGGCTGTGAGCTAACCACTACGTAGCTGTAGGTCCCTGGAGCTGAAAAGCCAATGCATTAGCTCCCCGAGTTTCATCCATGCTCCTTTCTTGTATTTACACCAAGGTGTTACGGGGGGAAAGCTCCTCACCTGTGTAAGCCAGGGTTGTCACAGTCGCTGCCAGGATGGGCGCTCTGTACCGAGGGACATTGTGCTGGAACTTGAGAGCCACCAAATGGAAAACGAGAGAGCAGATGCCTTCCACAAAGATGCCATGGTACAAAGAGGTATGGATAGAGGAATTGCAATCCAGGGCCATTAGATTCTGGATGAGGTGGAAGTCAGTCAGCTCCCAGGACCAGTAGTGTGTGGTGAGAATCCCAGCTGCCTCCATTCCCACAAACTGGACCAGAAGTTTGACAGCAGTAACCACAAAGGAGGAATCCATGACCAGGAATTCTTGGAGAGAGACAGTGGGGTTAGCAGAAGCTCCATCAAAAGACACACCATGAATCAAGTAGAGAATGAAGTGGAGGGTCAGAATCACATCTGGGCCAAAGCCACCACCCCAGGGACCAATATCCATCAGCATCCTCAGCTCAAGGCAGCAAGCACACAACTGTAATGAGCTGACCAGTTCTCTGACAAGATCATGGTACACTCCAAGAGGCAGAAGTCTCTTGGAAACCTGCCTGACCACCTCACAAATAGCCACAACTGAGAGAAAGAAGGCAATGGAAACATTCAAACCCGCCATAACAAGCCCAACAGAGATGGCAAAGCATGAGTGTCACCGTCCAAAGAACAGATCaaccttttcttcctcttctttatAAAGGCACTTTTAAGCCAACGTGGCACAGCCTGACAGGCCCCCAGTCAGCAGGGTCAAGGGAGTCTTTGGGAAAATCCACACGTGTGGCTACGCAAAGCTTTTAAGGAGCAGACAGTGAGATTCTCCTACCTACAGTATCAGCTGCAGCCAGTGTTGTTAATGCTTGCTGCTCTCTGCTACCCCCACCAGCCTGCCTGTCTCTGTGCCTTCACCCCTAATCAGAAGGGAGACAACCACAGACCCCATGTGACTCACATATCCTCTCCCCTCCTTCTGCTTTAACCATCAGCACTTGCTGCAATTAGAGAACCAAcgacctgcagcctggggtttgtTCAGAACTTGTCTTCAAAGTTACGCTGCTGGTTTGTTTTACAACTGGATCTAGCAAGTGGGTCCAGCAGCTCTCACCCCATGGCAGTAAATCTGGGAaagcccagctcctgccccagggtTATTATTTGCGAGGCTTTGTTATGAGCCTTTGGCTGCTTTGTTCTGGCCCAGCAGGTCATTCACTGCATAGATTTGCAAACTGGAGCAGAAAGCAGCACTTATGTCGTCTTTGCTTTGGGTGGGCAGAATATTTGGGCAGCTTCTCTCTTTGTTTCAGTGTTTGGGATTGGTTATTGCACAGCATCTTAATGGTTTTTAGATAGTTAGGAGCAGGGAGCTCACGGTGAAAGCCCTGCGCAGTTAACGAGGTGGTGATGAAATGCAAAGGCAGCACAGAGCTTGGGTATTTGTAGGGAAGGACAACAGATGGAAATCTCTTTGCATACCCAGGCCAGGGAAGGCTAACTACATGGAATCCTGAAGAGTCTCATCACTGCATTCCTTTTAGGTCTCCTCCCTCCTCAGCTTCTAAAATACAACTGTATCCTCCTTGAGAAGTGAAAGGCTCTCCTCTGAGAACCAATGTTCCATGTTGATCAGGTGCCAGGACACACTAAAGTTCAGGTTTGTCTTTCATTGCCCTCTTGCCCCAGGAAGACAAAGCATACCCTAGGAAGCAGCATAGAGTCCTTATTGCATGCTGGATACAACAGAAAGAGGATGGAGGGAACTGAGACACCaacaaggaaaaggaaaaccAGAGCAAAGatgatttaggcctggtctacagtaggcttttatattggtatagctacctctctcaggggtgtgaaaaatccacatctgaGAGATGTAACTACATTGATCTAACCCCGATGCAGACAGCActtggttgatggaagaattcttctgtcgaatCCACCTTGGGAAGGTGAATTACCTACACCGACAGCATAGGTAGCATCTACATTGAAGCGCTACAGCGGCTGTAGCATTTTCCCCGCAGTGATCCATGGGTAGGAGACAAGCTCAAAGACAAGTTCCCAGCTCATTCTCCCAAATGTGATAGATTTATTTGATCCCTGTCTCTAGAGGAGCAGTGGAATGGATATGCTTAGCTATGCACTCCACCACCATGTCCTGAACCCCCTGAAACCAAACTCCACACACACTGGTCTTTAATCCAGAACTGGTTTAAATCCTGGAATACCTGAGGAAAGCAATAGCAACTAGCAGTGACGCGATGCACCTTGCTTGTTGCATATACAATTCCAGAGGCCTATAGCAGTGGGTCGTCTCCTTAAGTAGGGTTGTTCCTAGTGGGCCACAGAAAGACATTAAGAACTAAACTGTGCCAGGGTTGAATGAAGGAGATGTGTGATTTGAACTCTTATGATGTAGACAATCAAATGAACAAACTGAAGCACAGACCTatgaaaaagacagttaccttttccataactggtgttctttgagatgtgttgctcatgtctattccacaataggtgtgcatgctcgccacatgcaccagtgctggaagtttttcccctagcagtacccatagggggaGTGCCCTAGCGACCCCTGGCGTGGCGCCTCCATGGCACAGCATAAGGGGTGCTGcactctccccccaccttcagttccttcttgccaggcaactccgacagaggggaaggagggcgggatgtggaatggacatgagcaacacatctcaaagaataccAATTACAAAAaaagtaactgtcttttcttcgagtgattcggggggagggatagctcagtggtttgagcattggcctgctaaacccagggttgagagttcaatccttgagggggccatttagggatctggggaaaaattggggattggtcctgctttgagcagggggttggactagatgacctcctgaggtcccttccaaccctgatattctatgattgctcatgtgtattccacaataggttattccaagctatatctgttggagatGGGAAGGAGCTCATAAAGTCTCAGGACAGAGAACAGCCCTACTGAACCCGGCATCCTCCCTGGTCTGAGAGACAACTGCAAAATGCGAGGTGAACATGTTAACTGAAGACCACGTGGCAGCCCTACAAATATCCTGAATGTGGACATGGGCCAAATAGGCAGCCGACGAGGCCTCTGCCCTAGTCGAGTGCGCCTTCACAATTGGTGGCGGAGGGATTCCCGCCAGGTCATCATAGGTACGGATGCACAAGGTGATCCGGTTGGAAAGCCGCTGAGTGGAGATCAGCCAACCTTTCATGCACTCGGCCCAGGTGATGAACAGTTGTGAGGACTTTCTGAACGGCTTATTCCGCTCCAGGTAAAAAGCCAGAGCCTGTCTCACATCCAGCATGTGGAGGCGGTGCTCCTCACTGAACGCATGggacttggggcagaggaccagcagaaaaatgtcctgacccatgtgataGACGGAGATCACCTTCGGGAGGAATGAAGGATGTGGGCGAAGCTGGACCTTATCTTTATGAAACACCGTATACGGGGGCTCAGAGGTCAGTGCCCTGAGTTCCGAGAACCGCCTAGCTGAAGTGATCGccaccaggaaggccaccttgcACGAGAGGTGTGACCAGGAGCACATGGCTAGCAGCTCAAACAGGGGCCCCGTGAGACGggccaacaccaggtttaggtcccactggGGGCCTAACATACGGGAAGAGACAATTCAACCCCTTAAGGAAtcggccagtcatagcatgggaaaatacccTTTAGCCCTGTACCGGCGGATGGAAAGCTGATATGGCCctaggtgcaccttgactgacgagggtgccaggccctgggctttaaggtgaaggaggtagtccagaATAAGGATTGGGGCAACCACTAAGGAAATGCCCCACTTGTCCACACATCTGGAAAACCGAGCCCACTTTGCCAAGTAGGTTCGGCACGTGGAGGGCTGCCTGCTTTCCAGGAGGACGCGCTGAACCCCTTCCGAACATGTCCTTTCCTCCCTACCTAACCATTGAGCAGCCATACTGTGAGGTGGAGTGCCACTGGGTTGGAGTGGAGGAAAGCAAGTCCTGGTCCTAGGAGAGCAGGTCTGGGCGAGATGGCAACGGCCACGGCGGGGCGACCGCTAGGCCCAtgagggtcccgtaccaatgctgcctgggccattCTGGGGCAATCAGAAGGACCTTGGCCTTGTCTAGTCTATCTTTTCCAGGACCTTGCTGATCAGCgggaatgggggaaaggcatAGAGAAACTGACTTGACCAGGTCAGGAGGAAGGTATCAAAGATAGCGCCCcgtcccagccctctcctggagcagAACCGGTGACAGCAACGGTTCTCCTGAGTTGCAAACAGGTCCACTGGGGGAGTTCCCCACACGTGGAAGAGTCTGTGTACCACCTCTGCGTGGAGAGGCCACTCATGCTGAGTggagaagtccctgctcaagTGATCCACCCGTGCATTCCGGGCGCCCGGCAGATGGAAGGCCTGTAGGAAGATGTTGTGAGCTATACAAAAGTCCCAAAGCCTGCGGGCTTTACAGCCGAGGATCGGGCCCCACCTTGCCTGTTAATGTAGAACACTGAGGCcgtgttgtctgtgaggacccTGACCACCTGGCCCTCCAGGTGCGAGTGGAAGGTCACGCATGCCAGCCGTACCACCCTGAGCTCTTTGACGTTTATGTGGAGGGTCAGATCCTGAGCCAACCACAGACCTTCGGTCTGAACGTTCCCCTCATCCCGTGAAACGGAGGAAGCATCTGTGCCCCTTGAATATATGAACGTGGAACTACATGTCCTGCAGATCAAAGACGGTGTACCACTCCCCGGCATCCAGAGAGGGGacgatggaggccagggagaccatgcagaacttgagcttcaccatgtactggttcaggccTCGCAGGTCCAAGATGGGCCTGACCCCCGttttggccttcgggataaggaaatagtGGGAGTAGTACACCTTGCCTTTGAACTCCCCCAGTACTGCTTCCACCGCTCCCGGGCCCAGaagccaccccaccccctgctcgaGCAGAGCCTCATGTGAGGGGTCCCccaggggggatgggggtggaggtcGTTGGGCGGGaaggaagtaaactggagggtgtagccctgggagatggtgttgaggacccattggTCTGAGGTCACCCGCGAGCACTCCGGGAGGAGAAAACACAACCAATTGGAGAAAGGAAGCTTTATTGAGAGTGGATCCCTGATGAGAACTGGCAGGGTGCCCCTGGGCGTCCCATCAAAACCACCTTTTCCCTGCTTGCTTGCtcttggaggacccaggctggggggcaggcaaaGACTGCCTCTGTGGGCACCTCTTATAGTCCCGTGACTTCTTATAAGCAGTCTCATATTTTGAATGGGTGGCCTGAGCGAGAGTCTGCTGCGGCTTGAAATTAGGTTTAGCCGGAGCCAGAACATAGAGACCCAGAGTCTGGAGAGTCATGCGGGAGTCTTTCAGGCCATGCGgctttgtatccatttgttccgCAAACAGAGCTTTGCCGTCAAATGGCAGGTCCTGCAGGGAGGTCTGTGCCTCGAtggacagccagagagcaggagccatgacgccCTTCTCAtggacactgcagaggccatggaCTGCACAGCCGTGTCTGCTGTATCCAAAGCTGCGTGCAGGGTTGCCCTGGCAGCCACTGTGCCCTCCTCCACCAGCGCTTTGAACTCCTTCCTGTTGCACTCCTGGAGGGAGTTCTtgaacttgggcagggagccccacagattgaacTCATACTGGCCCAGGAGAGCCTGGGTGTTCGCCACCCAGAACTGAAAGCTTGAGGATGAATACATTTTTCTTCCAAATGAGTCCAGCCTCCTTCAATCTTTATTTTTTGGGGTAGGGGCTGGTTGGCCCTGccattccctgtggttgaccgactcgaccaccagggagttaGGAGCAGCGTGGGTGTATAAGT contains:
- the AQP12A gene encoding putative aquaporin-12A translates to MAGLNVSIAFFLSVVAICEVVRQVSKRLLPLGVYHDLVRELLRMLMDIGPWGGGFGPDVILTLHFILYLIHGVSFDGASANPTVSLQEFLVMDSSFVVTAVKLLVQFVGMEAAGILTTHYWSWELTDFHLIQNLMALDCNSSIHTSLYHGIFVEGICSLVFHLVALKFQHNVPRYRAPILAATVTTLAYTAGPFTGAFFNPTLASMVTFHCSGNILQEYIQVYWLGPLTGMLASLLLYQGMIPRLFQKNLLYSPKSKYRTPKGKAVPGLKKTEDNGKGSRSCEPSPRAE